Below is a genomic region from Streptomyces ferrugineus.
CGTCGTCTACTACACGTCGCTGTTCGAGCAGCTGATGCGCAGCCACCTGGGCCATATGTTCATGCTGGTGCACTTCCTGGCCGTCGGGCTGGTGTTCTTCTGGGTGATCATCGGAATCGATCCCGGCCCGCGCCGCCCGCCTCACCTCGGGCGGCTGTTCGTGCTCATCCTGACGATGCCGTTCCACTCCTGGTTCAGCATCTCGCTGATGAGCTCCACCGCGCTGATCGGCGAGGGCTGGTGGTCCCTGCTCGACCGTCCCTGGGTCGCCGAGGCGTTGGACGACCAGTACAACGCGGGCGCGATCGCCTGGGCCACCGGAGACATCCCGGTCCTGATCACCACGATCATCCTGGCGATCCAGTGGATCCGCTCCGACCAGCGCGAGGCCCGCCGCATCGACCGGCAGATCGAACGCGGCGACGACAACGACCCCCTCGCCGCCTACAACGCCTACCTCGCGAGCCTGCACGCCCGCGACCGACACCCCGGCCAGTCGGCCAGGCCCACCCCCACCGAGGAATCATGAGCAAGATAAAGAAGCAACTGTTCGCCGTCGCGGTCCTCGTGGCCGGATTCGCCGCCGCGATCGGCTCCTACCTGCTCCTCAAGCCGGATGATCGCGGCAACGGCGGCCTGAACGTACAGCCGGTCGCCGAGGCGAAGGTCCTGCGCGACGACAGCCACCGCCTCAACACCCCGAAGAAGAGCGAACTGACCATCGTCGAGTTCCTCGACTTCGAGTGCGAGGGGTGCGGTGCGTTCCACCCGGTCGTGGAGAAGCTGCGCGAGGAGTACGGCGACAGGGTCACCTTCGTCGCCCGCTACTTCCCCATGCCGGGTCACCGCAACGGCGAACTCGCCGCTCGCGCCGCCGAAGCCGCCGCCCAGCAGGGCAAGTTCGAGGAGATGTACGACAAGCTCTTCACCACCCAGCGGGAGTGGGGCGAGTCGCAGGAGTGGAAGCAGGACGTCTTCCGCGGCTACGCGAAGCAACTCGGCCTGGACATGGGCAAGTTCGACGCCGCTCTCGCCGACCCGGAGGTCGCGGGGCGCGTCCAGGACGACCAGCGCGACGGCCTCGGCCTCGGTGTCCAGGGGACGCCGACCTTCTTCGTCGACGGAGCCAAGGTCGACACCCCGGCCTCCTACGAGGCGTTCAAGGCGCTCATCGACGCCCGGCTGTCCGACTGACGCAGGAGGACGCGCCGTGCGCTACCTCATCGACCAGGCCCGCGTCTTCCGCGCCCGCGCGGCAGCCCTCGGCCTGGTCCTCGGCTCCAGGCGGAGAACGACAGACCCCCTGCGCCGGGTCACGGCTGCGGGACACCCATATCCCGGTCCATCCCTCATCCTGGCGGCGGCTTCGGCCCGCCCGCTCTCACCAGCAAGGAGTTCCTCTTGCTCACGTAACACCGTGCCTGCTCGGCGCGCCGGACCGCGATCGTCGGCGGTCCTGCCATGTAGGGGCGTCGCCGCCGAGCACAAGATCAAGGTGCGGCAGTTGCCGGGCGAGCGCCTGCTGCGCGCGGCGGGCCTGCCCCCCGGGCGCCGATGTCCGGGTCCGTCGACTGCTGCTGCCGCAGGCGGCACGGGCGATGGACGAGGGCGCGATCGACGCCCTGATGGTGTTGGGCGGCGTTCCCCTGCCGGCGCTCTCCGCCCTCGACGCCCGGCACCCGTCCGCCTCCTTCCGTCGGCCGACCTCCTCCCCCGCCTGCGCGCCGGTACGGAACGCTCCGGCTCGGGCCTCGGTGCGGTGACGGGGCCGGCAGGGGCGCGCCGGGGAACGCCCGAGGTGACGACGACCATCGGCGTGGCCAACCCCCTCCTGTGCCACCCCGACCTCCCCTCCCCCGTCGCCACCGCCCTCATCGACGTCCTGGTTCGCCGCCGCGCGCCTCGTCCCGACCACAGCTCGGTCAGCCGAGCGGGCGGGCCGGGGTGCGCTCGGCCGTGCAGTGCGCCCTCCGGCACTTCAAGCCCCCGCCGCTGACCTATCTTGGCCTGCATGCAGGCATACACGATCGGCCAGGCCGCACGGCTGCTCGGCGTCAGTCCGGACACCGCGCGGCGGTGGGCGGACGCGGGGCGGGTGGCGACCCACCGGGACGAGGGCGGCAGGCGGCTCATCGACGGCAAGGACCTGGCCGCCTTCTCCGTCGAACTCGCGAAGAGCGGGGGCGGCGACGAGGACACCTCCTACACCTCGGTGCGCAACGCCTTTCCCGGCATCGTCACCGCGATCAAGCTGGGCGACGTGGCGGCCCAGGTGGAGATCCAGGCCGGGCCGCACCGGCTGGTGTCGCTGCTGACGCGGGAGGCCGTGGAGGAGCTGGGGCTTGAGGTGGGCATGGAGGCCACGGCCCGGGTGAAGTCGACGAACGTGCACATCGACCGCGTGTGAGCGGTGAGGGCTCCGCCTCCGCTCGCACCCCGCTGGTACAAACGCACATGCCATGCCAGTACACAAATGGTCCGGCTCATGCGATGCGACAAGAGACTTTCTCCTCGCATCTGCGGCAGTATCATCGGCGCATGTGCACCTACCAGAGGGAGTGGACTGGCCATGACCCGTTCCGTGCGTCGGACCCGCCGGATGATGAAGGTGACCGGCGCGGGCGCCGCCGCTCTGCTGGGTCTGAGCGCCTGCTCGCCCTCCGGCTCGGAGTCCGCCACTGACTCGGGCTCCGCCTCGGGCGGGCTGTCCGGGCAGGTGACCGTCTTCGCGGCGGCCTCGCTGAAGGAGAGCTTCACGAAGCTGGGCAAGGTGTTCGAGAAGGAGCACCCGGGCACCGAGGTGACCTTGAGCTTCGGCGGCAGCGACGCCCTCGCGGCGGGCATCACCGGCGGTGCGCCCGCCGACGTCTTCGCCTCGGCCAGCCCCAGGACCATGAAGGTCGTCACCGATGCGGGGGCCGCCTCGGGCACGCCGGTCACCTTCGTCCGCAACCGGCTGGAGATCGCGACCCTGCCGGGCAACCCCGGCAAGATCGCTTCCCTGAAGGACCTCACCGACTCGGGTCTGAAGGTCGTGCTGTGCGACAGGACGGTGCCGTGCGGTGCCGCCGCCCAGAAGGCCCTCGACGCGAGCGGGTTGAAGCTGACGCCGGTCTCCTACGAGGAGGACGTCAAGTCCGCGCTGAACAAGGTGGTGCTGAAGGAGGCCGACGCGGCGGTCGTGTACCGGACCGACGTGCAGGCGGCGGGTGACAAGGTGGCGGGCGTGGAGTTCCCCGAGTCGGCCGACGCCGTCAACGACTACCCGATCACCGTGCTCAAGGAGTCCCAGAACGCCGGGGCGGCCAAGGCGTTCGTGTCGCTGGTGAGGTCCGCCGAGGGCCGGCAGGTCCTGGCCGAGTCAGGGTTCCTGAAGCCGTGACCTCCTCGTCCCCGGGCAGAGCCGACGCCACGGACACCCTCACCGGTGGCCCGCGGCGCGGCCGCGTCCGCTTCCGCAGCGACCGTACCGGCCCGCGTGGGCGCGGCGGTGCCCCGCTGCCCCTGCTGCTGCCCGCGCTGATCGGTCTGGCCTTCCTCGTTCTGCCGCTCGTCGCCCTGCTGATCCGGGCCCCGTGGCGCAGCATGCCCGACCTGCTGACCAGCTCCGAGGTGTGGGAGGCGCTGCGGCTGTCCCTGGTGTGCGCGACGGCGGCGACCGCGGTGAGCCTGGTGATCGGGGTGCCGCTGGCCTGGCTGCTGGCCCGGGTGGAGTTCCCGGGGCGTGGTCTCGTACGGGCCCTCGTCACACTGCCGCTCGTGCTGCCGCCGGTGGTCGGGGGTGTGGCGCTGCTGATGGCGCTGGGCCGCAACGGCGTCGTGGGCAGGTGGCTGGACGACTGGTTCGGGCTCACGCTGCCGTTCACCACGGCGGGCGTGGTGGTGGCGGAGGCGTTCGTGGCGATGCCCTTCCTCGTCATCAGCGTGGAGGGCACCCTGCGCGCCGCCGATCCGCGCTACGAGGAGGCCGCCACGACCCTGGGCGCCTCCCGCTTCACCGCGTTCCGCCGGGTCACCCTGCCGCTGATCGCCCCCGGCATCGCGGCCGGCGCCGTCCTCGCCTGGGCCCGGGCGCTCGGCGAGTTCGGTGCGACGATCACTTTCGCCGGCAACTTCCCGGGCCGTACCCAGACCATGCCCCTCGCCGTCTACCTCGCCCTCCAGAACGACCCGGAGGCGGCGATCGCGCTCAGCCTGGTGCTGCTCGCCGTGTCGATCGCGGTGCTGGCGGGGTTGCGTGACCGATGGATGACCGCCTCATGACCGACCTCGACAAGACCACGGGAGCCGCGGGAGCGGCGGGAGCGGCCCTCGGGGCCTCCGCACCACCGCCAGGGAGCGGGCTCGACGCGCGCCTGGTCGTCGAGCGCGCTTCGTTCCGCCTCGACGTGGCGCTCAGGGCGGCGCCCGGT
It encodes:
- a CDS encoding DsbA family protein, which codes for MSKIKKQLFAVAVLVAGFAAAIGSYLLLKPDDRGNGGLNVQPVAEAKVLRDDSHRLNTPKKSELTIVEFLDFECEGCGAFHPVVEKLREEYGDRVTFVARYFPMPGHRNGELAARAAEAAAQQGKFEEMYDKLFTTQREWGESQEWKQDVFRGYAKQLGLDMGKFDAALADPEVAGRVQDDQRDGLGLGVQGTPTFFVDGAKVDTPASYEAFKALIDARLSD
- a CDS encoding TOBE domain-containing protein, translated to MQAYTIGQAARLLGVSPDTARRWADAGRVATHRDEGGRRLIDGKDLAAFSVELAKSGGGDEDTSYTSVRNAFPGIVTAIKLGDVAAQVEIQAGPHRLVSLLTREAVEELGLEVGMEATARVKSTNVHIDRV
- the modA gene encoding molybdate ABC transporter substrate-binding protein, whose translation is MTRSVRRTRRMMKVTGAGAAALLGLSACSPSGSESATDSGSASGGLSGQVTVFAAASLKESFTKLGKVFEKEHPGTEVTLSFGGSDALAAGITGGAPADVFASASPRTMKVVTDAGAASGTPVTFVRNRLEIATLPGNPGKIASLKDLTDSGLKVVLCDRTVPCGAAAQKALDASGLKLTPVSYEEDVKSALNKVVLKEADAAVVYRTDVQAAGDKVAGVEFPESADAVNDYPITVLKESQNAGAAKAFVSLVRSAEGRQVLAESGFLKP
- the modB gene encoding molybdate ABC transporter permease subunit encodes the protein MTSSSPGRADATDTLTGGPRRGRVRFRSDRTGPRGRGGAPLPLLLPALIGLAFLVLPLVALLIRAPWRSMPDLLTSSEVWEALRLSLVCATAATAVSLVIGVPLAWLLARVEFPGRGLVRALVTLPLVLPPVVGGVALLMALGRNGVVGRWLDDWFGLTLPFTTAGVVVAEAFVAMPFLVISVEGTLRAADPRYEEAATTLGASRFTAFRRVTLPLIAPGIAAGAVLAWARALGEFGATITFAGNFPGRTQTMPLAVYLALQNDPEAAIALSLVLLAVSIAVLAGLRDRWMTAS